A single window of Liolophura sinensis isolate JHLJ2023 chromosome 6, CUHK_Ljap_v2, whole genome shotgun sequence DNA harbors:
- the LOC135468909 gene encoding ribokinase-like isoform X2, producing MMDVVVVGSCNVDLISYVPRLPKPGETIHGSRFSIGFGGKGANQCVSSGRLGARTAMVAKIGTDSFGDDYLKNLQDSGVNTDFVYRTSEASTGVAPISVTDEGQNAIVIVPGANLLLTESDVIAAETLIQSAKVLVCQLEISPPITVMAMRLARKHGVRTILNPAPALSDLPEEMFTLSDILCPNETEAEILSGMSVKSVDDAKKASLLLLDRGCKAVIITLGEQGAVVAFQGETTPIHIPAKKVKSIDSTGAGDAFLGGLAFYLSTLPGLEFIEAVRRAGEIATISVQAEGTQKSYPYRANLEPHMFAV from the exons ATGATGGATGTGGTTGTCGTCGGGAGTTGTAATGTCGATCTGATAAG TTATGTTCCTCGATTGCCCAAGCCAGGGGAAACAATTCACGGGAGTCGGTTTTCTATAGGGTTTGGAGGTAAAGGTGCCAATCAGTGTGTTAGCTCAGGCAGACTTGGTGCAAGGACAGCCATGGTTGCAAAG attggGACAGACTCATTTGGCGATGATTACTTGAAGAATCTGCAGGACAGTGGTGTTAATACAG attttgtgtaTAGAACATCAGAAGCCTCAACAGGAGTAGCTCCTATCTCAGTTACTGATGAAG GTCAAAATGCCATTGTGATTGTACCAGGGGCAAACCTGCTGTTGACCGagagtgatgtcatagctgctgaGACACTCATCCAATCAGCAAAAGTCCTCGTCTGTCAGTTAGAAATTTCCCCACCCATTACAGTCATGGCAATGAGACTAGCCAGGAAACATGGCG TGCGGACAATTTTGAACCCTGCTCCTGCCCTGTCAGATTTACCTGAGGAAATGTTTACACTGTCGGACATCCTGTGTCCAAACGAGACAGAG GCCGAAATTTTGTCTGGGATGTCAGTCAAGTCAGTTGATGATGCAAAGAAAGcctcattgttgttgttggatcGAGGCTGTAAGGCTGTGATTATCACACTTGGTGAACAAGGTGCTGTTGTTGCTTTCCAAGGGGAGACTACTCCTATACATATCCCTGCCAAAAAAGTGAAGTCCATAGACAGCACA GGTGCTGGAGATGCCTTTTTGGGAGGGCTGGCCTTCTACCTGTCCACATTGCCGGGCCTGGAGTTTATAGAGGCAGTGAGAAGAGCTGGGGAGATTGCCACTATCAGCGTTCAGGCGGAGGGGACACAGAAAAGTTACCCCTACAGAGCTAATCTGGAGCCTCACATGTTTGCTGTGTGA
- the LOC135468909 gene encoding ribokinase-like isoform X1 has protein sequence MVYACFSPHLRYFLNIYLAESYVPRLPKPGETIHGSRFSIGFGGKGANQCVSSGRLGARTAMVAKIGTDSFGDDYLKNLQDSGVNTDFVYRTSEASTGVAPISVTDEGQNAIVIVPGANLLLTESDVIAAETLIQSAKVLVCQLEISPPITVMAMRLARKHGVRTILNPAPALSDLPEEMFTLSDILCPNETEAEILSGMSVKSVDDAKKASLLLLDRGCKAVIITLGEQGAVVAFQGETTPIHIPAKKVKSIDSTGAGDAFLGGLAFYLSTLPGLEFIEAVRRAGEIATISVQAEGTQKSYPYRANLEPHMFAV, from the exons ATGGTATACGCGTGTTTTTCGCCTCACCTGCGATATTTCCTCAACATTTACTTGGCGGAGAG TTATGTTCCTCGATTGCCCAAGCCAGGGGAAACAATTCACGGGAGTCGGTTTTCTATAGGGTTTGGAGGTAAAGGTGCCAATCAGTGTGTTAGCTCAGGCAGACTTGGTGCAAGGACAGCCATGGTTGCAAAG attggGACAGACTCATTTGGCGATGATTACTTGAAGAATCTGCAGGACAGTGGTGTTAATACAG attttgtgtaTAGAACATCAGAAGCCTCAACAGGAGTAGCTCCTATCTCAGTTACTGATGAAG GTCAAAATGCCATTGTGATTGTACCAGGGGCAAACCTGCTGTTGACCGagagtgatgtcatagctgctgaGACACTCATCCAATCAGCAAAAGTCCTCGTCTGTCAGTTAGAAATTTCCCCACCCATTACAGTCATGGCAATGAGACTAGCCAGGAAACATGGCG TGCGGACAATTTTGAACCCTGCTCCTGCCCTGTCAGATTTACCTGAGGAAATGTTTACACTGTCGGACATCCTGTGTCCAAACGAGACAGAG GCCGAAATTTTGTCTGGGATGTCAGTCAAGTCAGTTGATGATGCAAAGAAAGcctcattgttgttgttggatcGAGGCTGTAAGGCTGTGATTATCACACTTGGTGAACAAGGTGCTGTTGTTGCTTTCCAAGGGGAGACTACTCCTATACATATCCCTGCCAAAAAAGTGAAGTCCATAGACAGCACA GGTGCTGGAGATGCCTTTTTGGGAGGGCTGGCCTTCTACCTGTCCACATTGCCGGGCCTGGAGTTTATAGAGGCAGTGAGAAGAGCTGGGGAGATTGCCACTATCAGCGTTCAGGCGGAGGGGACACAGAAAAGTTACCCCTACAGAGCTAATCTGGAGCCTCACATGTTTGCTGTGTGA